CTCAGCGTCAGTAGCACCTGAATTCCCGCCAGAAGCAACGAAAATGCGACGAAATTGACCCCATGCGGGATGAATTGCGGCAGGAAGGTAATGAAGAAGATGCCAACTTTTGGATTGAGCAGATTGGTCGTCAGCCCCTGACGGAAGCTCTGCCAACCAGACAGGGTGACACCGCGCAACGCGTCACCGGGTGTGGCCTTGCCTCGGGGCTGAAGCAGCAGGCGTATCCCGACACTGAACAGATAGATGGCGCCCGCCCATTTCACGATAGTGAAACCGAGTTTTGAGGCGGCAAGCAGCGCCGTCAGCCCGAAAGCCGCGCTCGCCCCCCAGACAAAAAGCCCGAGCGTAATGCCGAGCGCCGCGCAGAATCCTGTGCGTGTTCCAGAAATGGTCGTGCTGCGCAGAACGAATGCCGTATCGAGCCCCGGGACGAGGGTGAATACCCCAGCCGCGAGGACAAAACTGGTCAGTGAAAGCACTATAGGGCTCATCTTTCGCTCGCCTTTTTCGACATCCGGCTGGCCGGGTCCATCTTCTCTTGATGCCGGGCCACTTTTTGAGGCTCGCAGGAAAAAATCCCGCCAACGCGCTGCCCGAAGGGCGTTCTCTAGCCCCGGGAGATAGCTGCCCACAAGAAAAAGCTCGTAGGAGCAGCCATGCCTTTTCTGCACGATCGAACCGTCAGATAATGTCGCGCAGAAGAGCGCGGCCTGTCGGCATGGGGGACAAACTCAGGATATGTCTGGCATTGCAGGCTAGGCTGGCCATACCTGCGTGTGGTCATGACGTAACGACACCCTTTTTTCGCCGCGCTCATCCACCGCCACAGGAAAGCCACCCTCTGCCCCGATGGCTGGGCGCCGTCATGCTGATGACCCCGTAGCCAATCCTCCCCGACCCGATGGCGCTCCAGCGCGGTTGCGTCTAAAGAGGCGCGTTCGATTTTAGCTTGTTCTCTGACTGGAAGCCCGGAATGCTCCGAAACCTGATCACCGTCGGTGGTTGGACCATGCTGTCCCGTATCCTTGGTCTGGTGCGTGACCAGCTTCTTGCAGCGTTTCTGGGTGCTGGCCCGGTGCAGGACGCCTATCAGATTGCCTTCAGGCTGCCGAACATGTTCAGGCGGCTTTTTGGCGAGGGGGCTTTCAACGCAGCCTTCGTACCACTCTTCACCGAACGTCTGACAGCGCATGGGCAGGAAGATGCCTCGCGCTTTGCCTCGCAGGCCCTGAGCTGCCTCAGCGCATGGCTGCTTGGCCTCACGATCCTGGGCGAAGTGTTCATGCCCTGGATCATCGAAATCATCGCACCAGGTTTCAATCATGCCGGGGGCCGCTTCGAGATGGCGGTCACTCTCACACGCATCACCTTCCCCTATCTGATCCTGATCTGCACAGCCGCCCTGGTGGCGGGTGTGCTCAACGGGCTGCATCGTTTCTCCATGGCAGCCGGGGCCTATGTTTCCTTCAATATCGTGGGCATCGCCACCATCCTGCTTGGCGCGCTGGTGTTTCATGACACCGCCACCTGGACCGCCATCGGAATCACGGTTTCAGGATTCGTCCAGCTTGGCCTTCTGCTCTGGTCGGTCAGACGGGCCGGTGTGCGATTAACCCTGCCGCGCCCCCGCCTGACGGGCGAGATGCGCGACATGCTGCGTCGGCTCTGGCCGGGGCTGGTGGGCTCTGGCGCCACACAGCTCAATCTGACCGTCGATACGCTGATTTCCACCCTGCTCCCTGCAGGATCGATCTCGTGGCTTTACTTCGCCGATCGCGTCAACCAGCTGCCGCTAGGTGTACTGGGGGCCGCCGCAGGAACGACACTTCTGCCTGTCCTGACCCGTCATGCAGCCGAGCATGACACGGCAGGCGGACAGAAAACGCTCAATCAGGCCATTGATTATGCGTCTATCCTGACCTTTCCAGCCTGTTTCGGCCTGCTGGCCCTTGCCCCCGAAATCATGGCGACGCTTTTCGGCTACGGAAAATTCACCACCGAGGACGCGCTTTCTTCAGCGCAATCGCTAAGAGCCTACGCGCTTGGCCTGCCCGCTTTCATTCTGATCAAGGTGCTCTCGCCCGGGTTTTTCGCTCATGGTGATACCCGTACGCCAGTGCGTATCGGGTTTCTCACCCTTGCGCTCAATCTTGCGCTCAATCTTGCCCTCTATCGCCCGCTCACCCATGTCGGGCCGCCGCTCGCGAGTACGATTGCGGCTCTGGTCAATCTTGGCTTCCTTGCCGTCATCCTGCACAGGCGATCCGTATTCCGTCCGGATGCGGCTCTGGTCGGCCGCCTGCTGCGTGTCATCGCCGCCTCTTTTCTCATGGCGCTTGTCACGGTCACGCTCGCACGCCTCATCGCGCCGGGTCTGGTCATGTGGCATGGCCTCATGCGCGGGATGATGCTTGGCATCCTCATGGGGCTGGCTGGTGTGGTTTACCTCGCCGCCCTCTGGGCCTTCGGCGTTGCACAGCCTGACCGTCTGCTTCGTCGTGTTCTGCGACGCGGCCGGGCCCGCTAGAGAACAGCGATGTCCCGAACCCGGGCTGGAACATGATGG
The sequence above is drawn from the Asaia bogorensis NBRC 16594 genome and encodes:
- the murJ gene encoding murein biosynthesis integral membrane protein MurJ codes for the protein MLRNLITVGGWTMLSRILGLVRDQLLAAFLGAGPVQDAYQIAFRLPNMFRRLFGEGAFNAAFVPLFTERLTAHGQEDASRFASQALSCLSAWLLGLTILGEVFMPWIIEIIAPGFNHAGGRFEMAVTLTRITFPYLILICTAALVAGVLNGLHRFSMAAGAYVSFNIVGIATILLGALVFHDTATWTAIGITVSGFVQLGLLLWSVRRAGVRLTLPRPRLTGEMRDMLRRLWPGLVGSGATQLNLTVDTLISTLLPAGSISWLYFADRVNQLPLGVLGAAAGTTLLPVLTRHAAEHDTAGGQKTLNQAIDYASILTFPACFGLLALAPEIMATLFGYGKFTTEDALSSAQSLRAYALGLPAFILIKVLSPGFFAHGDTRTPVRIGFLTLALNLALNLALYRPLTHVGPPLASTIAALVNLGFLAVILHRRSVFRPDAALVGRLLRVIAASFLMALVTVTLARLIAPGLVMWHGLMRGMMLGILMGLAGVVYLAALWAFGVAQPDRLLRRVLRRGRAR
- a CDS encoding LysE family translocator; this encodes MSPIVLSLTSFVLAAGVFTLVPGLDTAFVLRSTTISGTRTGFCAALGITLGLFVWGASAAFGLTALLAASKLGFTIVKWAGAIYLFSVGIRLLLQPRGKATPGDALRGVTLSGWQSFRQGLTTNLLNPKVGIFFITFLPQFIPHGVNFVAFSLLLAGIQVLLTLSWFTLLILMTVRLGAFLSRPATVRILDRATGGIFMAFGLRLALERQG